A single region of the Gasterosteus aculeatus chromosome 1, fGasAcu3.hap1.1, whole genome shotgun sequence genome encodes:
- the usp16 gene encoding ubiquitin carboxyl-terminal hydrolase 16, giving the protein MVKKKGKDKSSREEDEIDLAGPSCRHIKKGTDQTLLKKLSGNSNWTSCQHCKHEENKENISTPVAQNSEEEQETIPIWMCLKCGHIGCGQNSTNRHAIKHYETPRSEPHCLVISLDNWSVWCYICDDEVHYSRTGHLAQLVTNIQKQTSVDPIKRPQSRVKEGDSLLDVDQKTGTVKAEESEDNENKGHQKKTVKKESVAISKKSDCPEDGGGVSVKGLSNLGNTCFFNAVIQNLSQTHILRQTLNKVTEENISLHIKPVSSSDLAPILTQLGQPGSLTLAMCQLLNEIQQSKKGVVTPRELFTQVCKKAARFKGFQQQDSQELLRYLLDGMRAEESRRVSSGISDALKESRKGTDGDQLKTLVKEYEKNGCPKNFVDQVFGGEMTSTIMCQQCKTVSVVTEMFLDLSLPVSDEAYRKKNLKKAVQSTSESSQDERNSPALTNGNDDDLSGSGSKYQQKKAKKQAKKQAKHQKRQQKIEDRVTLDNLSSASQTESEQTNAAADAKDGENADNATDEEASLSEGSPAQISASEQDQQNLNPVEDKEKEEDVDSVIDCDPSVSNRFTVLSDEQPSKDVVSDADKISEMDLERDEDGTQLVSEMEKVALDDADLEESNAVDATMESEVEPLEEKEYTVVSQDPELAFCTLATRTAPEKQECSVQSCLFHFTEVETLTQNNSLLCVTCTKVQSNKEKVGGSKKNVYTDALKQMLISSPPPVLTLHLKRFQQNGYSICKVNRHVSFPLILDLAPFCVVKCENLTEGDSQVLYSLYGIVEHSGTMRSGHYTAYVKARSECHKPSSNGFIAEGREAPPRGSWFHVSDTSVQPVSESKVQGCQAYLLFYERIL; this is encoded by the exons ATGGtaaagaaaaaggggaaggaCAAGAGCTCCAGAGAAGAAGATGAAATTGACTTGGCAG GTCCATCCTGCAGGCACATAAAAAAGGGAACGGACcaaactcttttaaaaaaactctCAGGGAATTCCAATTGGACGAGTTGTCAGCATTGTAAgcatgaagaaaataaagaaaatatcagCACCCCGGTGGCACAAAACTCTGAAGAGGAACAGGAAACAATACCCATATGGATGTGCTTAAAATGTGGCCATATA GGATGTGGACAAAACTCTACGAACCGGCATGCCATCAAACATTATGAGACTCCGCGGTCGGAGCCACATTGCCTGGTAATCAGTTTGGACAACTGGAGTGTCTG GTGTTACATTTGTGACGACGAAGTCCATTACTCTAGAACCGGACATTTGGCTCAGCTGGTGACCAACATACAAAAGCAAACTTCTGTAGATCCCATCAAGAGACCACAGAGCA GAGTAAAGGAAGGCGACAGTTTGCTGGACGTTGATCAGAAGACTGGGACTGTAAAGgcagaggagagcgaggacaacGAAAACAAGGGCCATCAAAAGAAAACCGTCAAGAAAGAGAGCGTTGCGATATCAAAAAAGTCTGACTGTCCTGAAGACGGTGGAGGTGTTTCTGTAAAGGGGCTGAGCAACCTGGGAAACACGTGTTTCTTTAACGCGGTCATTCAG AATCTTTCTCAAACACACATCTTAAGACAGACTCTCAACAAAGTGACAGAAGAGAATATTAGTCTTCACATCAagcctgtttcctcctctgatcTG GCGcctattttaacgcagttaggCCAGCCTGGATCCCTGACTTTGGCCATGTGTCAACTACTCAATGAGATTCAGCAATCAAAGAAGGGTGTGGTGACGCCGAGGGAGTTGTTCACGCAAGTTTGTAAAAA GGCAGCCAGGTTCAAAGGATTTCAGCAGCAAGATAGTCAGGAGCTGCTGCGCTACCTTCTGGATGGGATGCGAGCTGAGGAGAGCAGA AGAGTAAGCTCTGGGATCAGCGACGCATTGAAAGAATCTAGAAAAGGCACAGATGGAGATCAGCTCAAAACACTAGTTAAAG AATACGAAAAAAATGGATGTCCCAAAAACTTTGTCGACCAAGTTTTTGGTGGGGAAATGACCAGCACTATAATGTGTCAGCAGTGTAAAACG GTGTCTGTAGTCACAGAGATGTTTTTGGACCTTTCCCTTCCTGTTTCTGATGAG GCATACAGGAAGAAGAACCTGAAGAAAGCGGTTCAGAGCACCAGTGAGTCGAGCCAGGATGAGAGAAACAGCCCTGCTTTGACAAACGGGAATGACGACGACCTCTCCGGCTCCGGCAGCAAGTACCAGcagaagaaagcaaagaaacagGCAAAGAAGCAGGCAAAG CATCAAAAGAGGCAGCAAAAGATTGAGGACAGAGTCACTTTGGACAATCTCTCCTCTGCGAGCCAGACGGAGAGTGAACAGACCAACGCTGCTGCAGATGCAAAGGACGGGGAAAATGCTGACAATGCAACGGATGAAGAAGCCTCACTCAGCGAGGGCAGTCCTGCACAAATCAGTGCTTCTGAACAGGACCAGCAGAATCTAAATCCCGTCGAGGataaggaaaaagaggaagacgtGGATTCAGTTATCGATTGCGACCCGTCGGTCAGCAACCGTTTTACGGTCCTGTCGGACGAGCAGCCCTCAAAGGACGTTGTTTCAGACGCTGACAAAATATCTGAAATGGATCTGGAAAGAGATGAAGATGGCACGCAGCTGGTGAGTGAAATGGAGAAAGTAGCCCTGGATGACGCCGACTTGGAAGAATCGAATGCTGTGGATGCAACAATGGAGAGTGAAGTTGAGccgctggaggagaaggagtacACCGTAGTAAGTCAGGACCCGGAGCTTGCCTTCTGCACACTGGCTACCAGAACGGCCCCTGAGAAACAGGAGTGTTCAGTACAGTCGTGCCTTTTTCACTTCACTGAAGTGGAAACACTCACGCAGAACAACAGCCTGCTGTGTGTCACCTGCACTAAAGTGCAGTCAAACAAGGAAAAGGTCGGAG GATCCAAGAAGAATGTCTACACTGATGCCTTGAAGCAAATGCTGATCTCTTCGCCCCCACCTGTGCTTACCCTTCATTTGAAAAGGTTTCAACAG aATGGATACAGTATTTGCAAGGTGAACAGACATGTCAGTTTCCCCCTGATACTGGATCTCGCTCCCTTCTGTGTGGTTAAATGCGAG AACTTGACCGAGGGAGATTCTCAGGTTTTGTACAGTTTGTACGGCATCGTAGAGCACAGCGGAACAATGAGGTCCGGTCATTACACAGCATATGTGAAAGCACGATCTGAGTGCCATAAGCCTTCATCCAACGGCTTCATAGCTGAAG GACGTGAAGCGCCACCCAGAGGATCCTGGTTCCATGTCAGTGACACAAGCGTTCAACCTGTGAGCGAGAGTAAAGTCCAGGGTTGCCAAGCCTACCTCCTCTTCTACGAAAGAATCCTCTGA
- the rwdd2b gene encoding RWD domain-containing protein 2B isoform X2, whose protein sequence is MSCLECAESQLAEIELLTSMFPSREELEISDQLALAELRVYVEGSASMETPPSSSRPQFLIKQQLDHASTEKTEFVLACAYPSEYPRVLPEITVRCAGVSRAQQTELHTDLNAYLVENGQGEVCVLSAVDWVKDHLQVFINKSSSAPTASKQESASPGPQEGFSRLWIYSHHIYNKTKRKNILEWSKELGLSGFSMPGKPGIVCVEGHHSACEEFWSRVKGLTWKKIMIRHREDISLDLTGEHSGAGESIDSLRKFTGFEEAMFDPHGNRGNHMDLGQLYQFLNEKGCSDIFQIYFGIEGR, encoded by the exons ATGTCTTGCTTAGAGTGCGCCGAGTCTCAACTTGCAGAGATCGAGCTGCTGACCAGCATGTTTCCCAGCCGGGAGGAGCTGGAGATCAGCGACCAGCTGGCACTAGCTGAGCTCAGAGTCTACGTGGAGGGTTCAGCTTCAATGGAAACCCCTCCTTCATCTTCCAGACCTCAGTTTCTCATCAAGCAGCAGCTGGACCATGCAAGCACGGAGAAG ACGGAGTTCGTTCTAGCATGTGCTTATCCATCGGAGTATCCCCGTGTGTTACCAGAGATAACTGTCCG GTGTGCTGGCGTCAGCAGGGCCCAGCAGACAGAGCTGCACACGGATCTCAATGCGTACCTCGTGGAAAACGGCCAGGGGGAAGTATGCGTGCTCTCCGCTGTGGACTGGGTCAAAGACCACCTGCAGGTCTTCATCAATAAGAGTTCCTCAGCACCAACGGCCTCTAAGCAGGAGTCTGCATCTCCGGGGCCACAGGAAGGGTTCAGCCGACTGTGGATTTACAGCCACCACATCTACAACAagacgaagaggaagaacaTCTTGGAGTGGTCCAAGGAGCTGGGCTTGTCAGGATTTAGCATGCCTGGGAAGCCGGGCATCGTGTGTGTTGAAGGTCATCATTCTGCCTGCGAGGAGTTCTGGTCCAG AGTGAAGGGTCTGACATGGAAGAAGATCATGATTCGACATAGAGAGGATATTTCCCTTGATCTTACGGGAGAGCACAGCGGAGCTGGTGAAAGTATAGACTCCCTACGCAAATTCACTGGCTTTGAAGAGGCCATGTTTGACCCCCATGGGAACAGAGGTAATCACATGGACCTCGGGCAGCTCTACCAGTTCTTGAATGAAAAAGGCTGTTCTGACATCTTTCAGATATATTTTGGCATTGAAGGGAGGTAG
- the rwdd2b gene encoding RWD domain-containing protein 2B isoform X1, which translates to MSCLECAESQLAEIELLTSMFPSREELEISDQLALAELRVYVEGSASMETPPSSSRPQFLIKQQLDHASTEKTEFVLACAYPSEYPRVLPEITVRIFCLCIRCAGVSRAQQTELHTDLNAYLVENGQGEVCVLSAVDWVKDHLQVFINKSSSAPTASKQESASPGPQEGFSRLWIYSHHIYNKTKRKNILEWSKELGLSGFSMPGKPGIVCVEGHHSACEEFWSRVKGLTWKKIMIRHREDISLDLTGEHSGAGESIDSLRKFTGFEEAMFDPHGNRGNHMDLGQLYQFLNEKGCSDIFQIYFGIEGR; encoded by the exons ATGTCTTGCTTAGAGTGCGCCGAGTCTCAACTTGCAGAGATCGAGCTGCTGACCAGCATGTTTCCCAGCCGGGAGGAGCTGGAGATCAGCGACCAGCTGGCACTAGCTGAGCTCAGAGTCTACGTGGAGGGTTCAGCTTCAATGGAAACCCCTCCTTCATCTTCCAGACCTCAGTTTCTCATCAAGCAGCAGCTGGACCATGCAAGCACGGAGAAG ACGGAGTTCGTTCTAGCATGTGCTTATCCATCGGAGTATCCCCGTGTGTTACCAGAGATAACTGTCCG CATATTTTGCTTGTGCATTAGGTGTGCTGGCGTCAGCAGGGCCCAGCAGACAGAGCTGCACACGGATCTCAATGCGTACCTCGTGGAAAACGGCCAGGGGGAAGTATGCGTGCTCTCCGCTGTGGACTGGGTCAAAGACCACCTGCAGGTCTTCATCAATAAGAGTTCCTCAGCACCAACGGCCTCTAAGCAGGAGTCTGCATCTCCGGGGCCACAGGAAGGGTTCAGCCGACTGTGGATTTACAGCCACCACATCTACAACAagacgaagaggaagaacaTCTTGGAGTGGTCCAAGGAGCTGGGCTTGTCAGGATTTAGCATGCCTGGGAAGCCGGGCATCGTGTGTGTTGAAGGTCATCATTCTGCCTGCGAGGAGTTCTGGTCCAG AGTGAAGGGTCTGACATGGAAGAAGATCATGATTCGACATAGAGAGGATATTTCCCTTGATCTTACGGGAGAGCACAGCGGAGCTGGTGAAAGTATAGACTCCCTACGCAAATTCACTGGCTTTGAAGAGGCCATGTTTGACCCCCATGGGAACAGAGGTAATCACATGGACCTCGGGCAGCTCTACCAGTTCTTGAATGAAAAAGGCTGTTCTGACATCTTTCAGATATATTTTGGCATTGAAGGGAGGTAG